CCTTGATTGGATTTTATTGATACATGGATTTGGAGGATCAACCAATTCATGGAAAAATCAAATATCTTTTTTTAATGAGAAATATAATTTATTAATTGTGGATTTACCAGGTCATGGAAAATCTTTGGTAGATTCTAATGTTGACTTGACATTTGAAAACATTTCTGATTATATAAATGAAATATTATTATTTAATAAAGTAAATAAAGTTAATTTAATTGGTATTTCACTTGGAGCTACAATAGCTCTTTCTTTTGCAAAAATTAATCCTGAAAAAGTAACAAGTCTTATTTTATCTGGTGCCATAGTTTTTATAAATAAGAGACTATCTTTTTTAATATTAATTGCTTCTACACTTTCAAAAATTTTTGGACCAAGGCGAGTTTATAAACTTTCTGTGTTTTTAGTATTACCTAAAAAAAGTCAAGTCGAGTTTCGGAAAGAATTTATAAAAGAATCAATGAATTTAACGAAAGAAGATTATAAGAGTTGGGTTAAGTTGATATTGAACTTAAAGAATAATTTAAATAATTTGTTGTATACACCTTTAAATACTAAGTGTTTAATAACTATGGGAAAATCGGATTATTTCTTTTTGCCATCAATTAGGTATTTTATGGAGAACCATAAATATGTAAAGCTAAAATTGTTTAATAATAGTGGCCATGTATTAAACCTAGAAAACAATGAACTGTTTGTGAAAACATGTTTAAATTTTATTGAATGCAATTCGGGTATTATAGAAGCTGATAATAACATTTATAAAAATGATAAAATT
This sequence is a window from Saprospiraceae bacterium. Protein-coding genes within it:
- a CDS encoding alpha/beta fold hydrolase; its protein translation is MLNHITYIKDKSLDWILLIHGFGGSTNSWKNQISFFNEKYNLLIVDLPGHGKSLVDSNVDLTFENISDYINEILLFNKVNKVNLIGISLGATIALSFAKINPEKVTSLILSGAIVFINKRLSFLILIASTLSKIFGPRRVYKLSVFLVLPKKSQVEFRKEFIKESMNLTKEDYKSWVKLILNLKNNLNNLLYTPLNTKCLITMGKSDYFFLPSIRYFMENHKYVKLKLFNNSGHVLNLENNELFVKTCLNFIECNSGIIEADNNIYKNDKIELLYNYKFSAVKEAGDGLFKILTLYLTALSAIIVYIFSENPDTENIYFKLIFKILFMVSIFVMLITPLIVYGIFKGVKSIERLLKFSDYSLFQVAKMDEFTRRGVRTIYFIGLMMVVLILCIIFVLWPFINIL